DNA from Desulfarculus baarsii DSM 2075:
CCAGAGGCTGGATGACCCACGACGCCATGTGGTTTCAACAATGCCTGGCCGAGGTGGGCGTCGAGCGCGCCAACAAACTCAACAGGGGGGCCATCAGGGCCATGGCCGGCCGGGAAGTGACGCGGCTCAAGGCGGCCCTGGGCGTCGAGCGGGTGACCGACATGGCCGGCCTGCGGCGGTTCATGGTCGCCGGGCTGGAGCTGTCGGTGGGCGATTTCATGAGCTTTGGCTGGGAATGGGGCCCTTCGTCGATGCGCATGGTCATGGAGCGCTGTTTCGCCCAGCGGGGCATGACGGCCCTGGGCGTGGCCGACCGCTACGAATGCGGCATCTACGAACGCATTTACGCCTGGCTGGACGCCCTGGGCGTGGAGCACCACGACGACTGCCCCACGAACTTGTGCCAGATGATTCATTACGGCCACTGCCGGCGCGAGATGTTTTTTCGCTTTCCCGACGCGAGCCCAACGCCGCCTCAAAAACCCCTGAACGGAAACAGCAGCGGCGCGGTGGCCAGTTCGAAGGGATAGACGATCTCCAGCGCCAGCCGGCCGTCTTTCATTTGATATTGACCGATCAGCCCGCGGCCCAGGGCGTTTTGCCCAGGATTGTCCAAGTCTTGGCCAAAACGAACGCCCTCCCAGGGCACGATGAGCTGGTCCTTGGCGAGATGTAAATGTTGCGCCGCCGCGCGGATGTCCTCGGCCTCGGCCGAGCCGGCCAAGTCCAAAAGCTCGGCCCAAACCTGCACGGCCGTGAAGGCCCTGGCCGTCGAGCCGTCAAGGTCTTGGCCCGTCTTCAGGCGATAAAGCTCGTTGACCGCCTTGGCCAGCGGATTTTGCCGCGCCAACGCCGGCGAAAACACCGTGCGCGAACACACGCCCTCCACCAACCGGCCCTGGGCCCGAAACCCCTCGGACTCGAAACCGGCATCCTGGCCCCAGATCACCAGGGGCCGCGCCTTGGTCGCCCGCAACGCCTCCATCAGCTTGACCGCGTCCCGCTCGTAGGACGCCGCCAAAATCACCGCCGGCTGGGCCATGGCCAGCTTGCGCGCGGTGGTCAGCAGATCGGGCGTCTCCGGCGAGTACATCAGGCTGGCCCCCACCGAAAAACCCTGCCCCCCGGCCCGCAAACGAATGATCCGGCTGTTGGCCTCGCCCCAGGCGTCGTCGCGGCAGGCGCTGGCCAGCATCTGCATGTTCAACCTGGCCTGGGCCGGCACGCCAGGGGCCTTGCCGTCGATGATGGCGTTGAGAAAATCGAAAAGCTCGCCGATGAACTGGCCGTCGTGGGGGCTCACCCGCCAAAACCACTGCCGCCCCTGGTTGGTCAAGGCCGGATCGGTCGCGCAGGCGCTCAACATCGGCACGCCCGCCACCTCGCACGCATCAGCCACCGCATCCGTCGCGCCAGAGGAGTAACATCCCAATATTCCCGCCACTTTTTCTTCGTGTATCAGCCGGCGCGCCGCCTCGGCCGCCCGCACGCCATCGCCGCCACTGTCGGCCGACACCAGCTCCAACCGCGCCCAGCCCTGGCGCTGAGCCATGACCATCGGCAGGCCGGGATAGGCCCCGTTGGCCACCTCCACCGCCAAGCGCGCCGCCGCCAACAGCGAACGGCCCACCGAGGCCTCGGCCCCGCTCAACGGATAAATCACCCCGATGCGCACGGCCTGCGCGGCCGCCGCCGGCGCGGCCCAACATAACAAAATCGCCGCCAAAGCGGCCCACAACGGCAGGCGCTTACACATCCAATGGCCCTCCAGGGAAATCACGCCAATGACCATGGCCCATCAACCAAATCTTGTCAAGGCCCACCACGCCAAGCCTCTTGGCCCCACCACCCCAAAAGCGCTACACTTAAGGCCAGAGCCTGGCCCCCCCACGGCGGGTCGAGAAGGGGAGCATAACACCTGCCGCCCGTGGCTCCCGGTGATGGCCCGTGCAGTCATCGCAACCACGGCCAGAGCCTGGCCCCCCACGGCGGGTCGAGGGCGGAAGCATAACGTCAACCGCCCGTGGCTCCCGGTGCGAGGCTTGCTTCCCATCGCAACCACGGCCAGAGCCTGGCCCCCCACGGCGGGTCGAGAAGGGGAGCATAACGTCAACCGCTCGTGGCTCCCGGTGCGAGGCTTGCTTCCCATCGCAACCATGGCCAGAGCCTGGCCCCCCACGGCGGGTCGAGACAGAAAAACGATGCCAGCCCAGACGAAACAAACGGCGCGAACGTCATGTTCATCGACCTGAACTGCGACATGGGCGAGGGCTTCGGCCCCTATCGGCTGGGCGACGACCAGGCCATGCTCGCCAGCGTCACCAGCGCCAATCTGGCCTGCGGCTTCCACGCCGGCGACCCCCTGGTCATGGACCAGACCATCGCCCTGTGCGCGGCGGCCGGCGTGGCCGTGGGCGCCCACCCCGGCTACGCCGATCGGCGCGGCTTTGGCCGCAGGCCCGTGTCCGCCCCGCCCGCCGAGGTCCGCGCCGACCTGATCTACCAGATAGGCGCCCTGGCCGCCCTGGCCAAGGCCCGGGGTCTCGGCCTGACCCACGTCAAACCCCACGGCGCGCTCTACAACCGCGCCGCCGTCGATGAAGCCCTGGCCGGCGCGCTGATCGAGGCCGTGGCCGCCTGCGGGCCGGGCTTGGTTCTCGTCTGCCTGGCCGGGCCGGCCGGCCAGATGATCCGCCGCCTGGCCCGCCAAGCCGGACTGAAGGTGGCGGCCGAGTTTTTCGCCGACCGGGGCTATCTGTCCGATGGCCGCCTGGCCCCCAGGGACGCGCCCGGCGCGCTGGTCGACCGGCCCGAGCTGGCCGAGGAGCGCTGCCTGGAGCTGCTGACCAACGGCCGAGTGCGTTGCCTGG
Protein-coding regions in this window:
- a CDS encoding DUF6125 family protein gives rise to the protein MKFDGKQAPEWMDKNQLKQLLTRGWMTHDAMWFQQCLAEVGVERANKLNRGAIRAMAGREVTRLKAALGVERVTDMAGLRRFMVAGLELSVGDFMSFGWEWGPSSMRMVMERCFAQRGMTALGVADRYECGIYERIYAWLDALGVEHHDDCPTNLCQMIHYGHCRREMFFRFPDASPTPPQKPLNGNSSGAVASSKG
- a CDS encoding ABC transporter substrate-binding protein; translation: MCKRLPLWAALAAILLCWAAPAAAAQAVRIGVIYPLSGAEASVGRSLLAAARLAVEVANGAYPGLPMVMAQRQGWARLELVSADSGGDGVRAAEAARRLIHEEKVAGILGCYSSGATDAVADACEVAGVPMLSACATDPALTNQGRQWFWRVSPHDGQFIGELFDFLNAIIDGKAPGVPAQARLNMQMLASACRDDAWGEANSRIIRLRAGGQGFSVGASLMYSPETPDLLTTARKLAMAQPAVILAASYERDAVKLMEALRATKARPLVIWGQDAGFESEGFRAQGRLVEGVCSRTVFSPALARQNPLAKAVNELYRLKTGQDLDGSTARAFTAVQVWAELLDLAGSAEAEDIRAAAQHLHLAKDQLIVPWEGVRFGQDLDNPGQNALGRGLIGQYQMKDGRLALEIVYPFELATAPLLFPFRGF
- a CDS encoding LamB/YcsF family protein is translated as MFIDLNCDMGEGFGPYRLGDDQAMLASVTSANLACGFHAGDPLVMDQTIALCAAAGVAVGAHPGYADRRGFGRRPVSAPPAEVRADLIYQIGALAALAKARGLGLTHVKPHGALYNRAAVDEALAGALIEAVAACGPGLVLVCLAGPAGQMIRRLARQAGLKVAAEFFADRGYLSDGRLAPRDAPGALVDRPELAEERCLELLTNGRVRCLDGAWLALEAQTICLHGDGPAALATAKLLGPALRQAGVALRPLAELAR